From Punica granatum isolate Tunisia-2019 chromosome 1, ASM765513v2, whole genome shotgun sequence:
CCATCGAATCAATTAGGCTGTATGGACACTTGCACATTCTGATTTCTAATGGCCTCTGTCCAATTTGTAATTTGCTCCAGCATTTTTCGGGGGCTTCAGATCCCACAAGGAAGAGATGGACATTGAATGACTTTGATTTCGGTAAACCTCTGGGACGAGGAAAGTTCGGACATGTTTACATGACGAGAGAGAAGAAGGTAATGCCTTCCCTCGAGCTTCCAGCTGTGTCTTTTACCAACAATTGTGTCCAATTATTTTAACATAGTAAACATGTTCAGCTGCTAGTTTAAACAGCGATACGCTTTAACTGGTTTGTTGAAGCAATTGTTGTTGGACTTAGGACTAATTGAGGTTGCTTTCATTTGCTTGGTCTTAAGATGCCCCCGGGCCCTTATAGAGGAATGTTACCAAGGGGTATAGGCGAGCCTAAATACTAgcaagttctttgggatgttTGTTTAAGGTTTCAGTTGAGCTCAACAATAACTCTTACAGGCCACGAGCCTGAATTGGCTTGCTAACAATCTCGACTATATCCCTCATATTAAGCAAGCCATACCGACATGGTCCATAGAGCCTTATGCTGACACACTAAAATCACATGCTTTCCATATGGCTCTTCTCATGCAGTTTGTTCAATATAATGTTCTAAATTCCAATCCTCCTCGACTTCTCACTTTTCAAATCCCGATTGCACTAAACCTTACAACTGAGATGTCAAGGTGAGCCGGCTTGAGTTTTCCCCACTTGGTTCAGCTCAATGGCTCGGTTGCAACCCTGTTTAAATAATTGGTCATGGCTGATAAGCACGTACATTGTCTCTTTGGACTTTCACCTTCTAAGGAGGAGGCTGAGTATCTTGACTTCTAGAGCTTGTAATAATTGGTCAGTGTGAAATTTTCTACTGGAAAAATTTTGTCCAGCTTCCCTTCCAAGTTTGGTCATGCAGTGTAACTAAGGGGaggattttttatttccaaaaacTCGTTAACACTGATGTTTTGACATTCTCCACAGAGCAATCATATTGTAGCATTGAAAGTTCTGTTTAAGATCCAGCTGAAGCAGTCTCAGCTTGAAAACCAGCTTTGCCGGGAAGTCGAAATACAAAGCCATCTCCGGCACCCCAACATTCTGCGACTCTATGGGTACTTTTACGATCAGGTAAAATGCAAGGGAAAGGGTGCTTTTGGATGCTAACATTGGTAAAAATTGTGGTACTTGTCGACAACCAGGACCGATCATTTGTTATTCCTTCATGCAGAAACGAGTCTATCTGGCACTAGAATATGCAGAGAAAGGAGAACTATATAAGGAGCTGCAGAAATGTAAATACTTCAGCGAAAGAAGGGCGGCTACTGTGAGTTCTCCTTCTTGATTCTCTTGTCACTGTCAATTTCTTTGGTTTCTTGGATGATCTTGTAACTATTGTTGTTATTCAGATATTTTACTTGAACTTTACATGTTCTTTGCTTTAAATGATAGGAACTTCATAGAACGTCTATCAATTGATGAAATTGTGGTATACCTGTGTATCTTGAATTTGCCAGTACATAGCATCGTTAGCTCGGGCCCTCATCTATTGCCACGGAAAGCATGTTATTCATAGAGACATCAAGCCAGAGAACCTGTTAATTGGCGCAAAGGTGACAATAATAGCCCCTTGGAcatcttttgtatttttttttctcttttatatcTTTTCTTGCTTTCCTTCCCCGAAAATAAAACGTTACtgattaatttcttttggTAGGGTGAAGTGAAAATTGCAGATTTTGGGTGGTCTGTCCACACATTCAATCGGAGAAGAACCATGTGTGGGACGCTTGATTACCTTCCACCTGAGATGGGTATGTTTCCATTCACTGATTTAATCCTACTCTTTTTACTATCAAATAAGCCAATCGTTCAATGATAGAACAGGACATAATGCATTTGGAGGTTTATGATTTCTCGGAGGCTTTGTTAGAGTCTACTTATGATGGATCAACTGGAACCAAAACCTAATTCCTTCgaagtatatattatatacctTTTCTAACAGTGCAGAACATAGAGCACGACTCGAGTGTTGACATATGGAGCTTAGGTGTATTGTGTTATGAATTTCTCTATGGTGTGCCTCCTTTCGAAGCACAGGAGCATTCAGACACCTGCAGAAGGTAAGCAGTCTAACTTCAGAATGAGTACATAGGTCAGTagttatgtatgtatattggAATTGTTCAAGTTGGAGccaaaagaaaggaagaaaggcAACGAAAAAGATAAAGCCAAACAGAGGAAGAAAAGCAATGAAAAAGATAAAGCCAAACAACTAGTGATATTTGTTGCTGCTTCTCCAGAATCGTGCAAGTCGATCTGAAGTTCCCCTCAAGCCCGACAGTTTCGTCAGTCGCGAAGGACCTTATTAGTCAGGTGTTGTTTCTTAGTACGAACACGGGAATTATTTGGCTGAAACATTTTGCTCCTGATATGCGGTCCTATTGCAATCTAAATATATCCCCAACTTCTGAAATATTCGTTGTGTTATTGTGAAACAGATGTTGGTGAAGGATTCTTCACGCAGGCTGCCATTACACAAGCTTCTCAAGCATCCATGGATTGTCGAAAATGCTGATCCCTCGGGGAACTTCAACTgttgaatttgattttaattctCGAGATTGGTTGTACCAAATACCACAGTCCGCAGGTAGAGGTTTCTTTGCCAAGAACAGTGTCTGTACCTGGTGTACAAAGTAGTGCACCTCAATGACTAAATCTCAGATTAGTCTCTTGTAAAGGTGTCTTGCCCAAATTTGGATTATCAGAAGTCGAAACGTAATTAGGAGGTAGCCCAAAACTGCTTTGTACTAGGTCCAAAGTGGCCCGGACTCCAATTCAAGCCAACTTTTGTTGTatagatttaaaaaattgcAGGTATGATCATAAGGTCAACTTTACATGATATCGCACGTTAAATTTTGACCCATTGAGAGGCCCAATATGGTCTTCCTTTCTTTCCATTTGTGGCTGTAAAAGATCAGCTCTGTTTGGCGTAAAAGGGTAAATTCAGTCAGGAATTTAACTTCCAATATTTAGAGGTCATCACATCACATGTTGGAAGATTGTTCGGTCATCTATCTTATGAGATTCTTGTCCGGTCATCTATCTCATAAGATTCTTACAagctgtttggtttcaaagttagtttttgaatttgtaactAAGATTTTAATTCAGGAAAGGGACAAAAAAGATATGACCGTTGTGGACCCCACCTCTCCCCCTCTCCCCCTCTCCCAACCCGTgactttcatttttcatttgacTGGTAGCCAAACTGAAGCCGACCCCCACCCtcccaattttctttttcacttgCGACAAATCTCCCTTAAGCTGAAGCgtccccaccccccccccccccccctctttTCTCTGCTCGACATCGTTCAAACTTTTCTTCGCAAATCTGTCGATTCTTCCCCACATTCCCAGTCTTCTGTGAACGCGTGTAGCCGGCCCCTACTCCTGCAACATTCGGTAACCAGTTCCAGCAGTGGGCAAATGATGAATTTTGCCAGGCCCCTACCAGTGGGTACTCTTCTTAAGAGGCGTCTTCTTTGCTTGCCACTTCCATATCGAAGTGAAAGGTAATTTATTGGACCAATTTCTTGTTATTTTGTCAAATTGCATCGTTATGGCGGGTTGGGGAAAGAACTTCTGCTTGCCCTTACTGTTGGTTGAAGAACGTCTATGTTTTGCTTGATTTTGTTTGATTACTGTCTGTATAGCAATTGTTTGgtggattttttttgctgTTGGTGAATTTCTTGCTTCCAGCTGCTTCGGTCCCTAAAATACTGATATGTTCATCGTAGTTCTGTGTTGTTTACCTCCGTTGTTTGCACTAGTCACGTTCCCCTGTTCACAGACAGCAGCTGTTTGATGAAATGTCTATGAAGCTTATTGATGAAATGGCTGGATAATTTGTATATTGTGTTCTGGATAATTTGTATGTTGTCGCAACAGATAGATTGTTTGAACTGAAGATGTTGCCTTGCCTGCATATTCACATCCTGGCTTTTTGTTCCATTTTTCACTAGTGCACACCCGCATTGTTGTTTCTCAAATATTGTTGTACATGGCTTTGTAAGTTGTTGCTGTAGCTATTGCAAAGAGATGACCCCCAAGGGTGAAGGCATACTTGAGTGGATTGACGCACTGGAGAGTGCTTCATTAACATCTTGCTTGACAAGTTCACAAGGACGCATACAACATCTTGGAAAGCCAAGGAGTGGGAACAAATGAATAAGGAGCTCGAAGAGCAATTTCCAAGCACCATTGTCGGCGATTCGAAGTTGCAACAGAAACTTCGAAGGATGAAGACCCTATATACGTAGTTCAGCGAGCTGATTACGCACACTGGGGTCGGCTGGGATGCGGGAACCAACACCGTAAAGGCGAGTGCTGATGTGTGGGACAAGTTTATCAGGGTATAGTAATGATAACCTTTAGTTGTTACTCGTTtctatttgtatattttcaCACAAAGTACTTATTTTCACACAAAGTACTTCTTACTGCGCAAATATTGTGTTTTTTAACATGCAAAAGCACAATCACTTCAAGACCTTCCGAGCCAAAGGCTTCAAGCATTACAATTCATTAAAAGAGTTATTCAGATCTAAGACAGCAATAGATGCGTTACGTATTTCATCCACCGACCCACCGAAGAGCCCAGGAACTTATGCACGCATTGAAAAGGAGTTCATAGCAGCAACGACGAGCTCGGGGAAAGAATCAATCAATATGGAGGAGGGCTCTGGCAATAGTGATGACCCGGTTCGTGAGGTTGCGGAGCTAGTCGTTACAACGTCCAGTCGTCGTGTGCTAAAAAGGAGTTCCAACACCGGCTCGCGGTTGCATGAGTGCCTCGACATGTTGAAGTGCAGTTTGAAGAGGAGGGAGAAGGAGAAAAACTTTACTCCTCCGAATTCAAAGAGAAGCAAAACCGTTACGAGCCCCAAGAAACCAGCGAAGAACAGCATCGATGAGGCGATGGATGTGCTCAATAACATGCGTGGATCCCTTTCCATAGAAGAGTATCTCGCCATCAGTCATCGACTTTCAAACAAGGAGCACACGCGCTGTATGTTCATGTGCTTTGTCGATGATGCAAGGCTGCCATGGGCGCGTAGCCTTATTGGCCCTTAAACGGGCATGGTGCATTGTCTACTGTGTTTGTATTATCTTTATATTGTTTATCTGTTATGATGTTTACCAAACGCttgttttatatttgttgAGCGTGCAATTGCTTTGTTTGGATTGTTTGGATTTGTTTTATGTAATTGTTGTGATTTTCGtctatttttattgaattgcTCTTGCATTTGTTTTACATTTGAAACCTTCTTCCTTTCACCatatcatttcaatttttgataATATGCCATGTTGTTTGTCGATATAGTCTGCTAAGCTAAAGggtgatgcaaatcgtagcacgacttcaagggatccagttcaagttccaattggatcGATTatgcgagcacgagcaaagaattttaaagatgaactcaacggcctgattcaagaggtccGAGCTCAAGCAAATTTGTGGAGgtccattggacatgaatcacgtgatcaacaaaaatccatcaatttgattcaagttatagaagattccggacaaggctaaatttagcaagtgtttgaggatgtttctagaatatttaaagatcaagagaagataccatcagatttgtttaaagtttaaatcaaATGAAGATATTCTaggaatatttagatttcatatctttatagattaagtcatatctctatcgatattttaggtttttatttttccttatctttaggaagagatatggccagattagaattagtttatgtctatatatattcatttagtgaatttttaataaaaaggaaacattcagaaaattgtgagagtattctctttggtttttgaataactaattcgaacttatcagaagtttccgtggcgttcatcatcgacttatcaaacggctttccaccaccgtttgtggcgtcttcctatataccgaggttcttgtttcgcattaaataacgggttgaggtcagttataccaaggttcttgtttttgtcgtaaacaacgggtcgaaggtttgtcactcaaatctgatcgtggaacgatattgggttcctttagttgttgggtctcgtcattcttagcgagaatcgcatcatttggtatcagagcatcatgCTCCAAATCAGGTTTTCGTTTAAATTTGCTGAGCTTCGTTTAGTCGAGTTTGTTCTTTCTGGATTgttattagtaaaaaaaaaaaaggtaaattacaaaaaaaaaacccaagttttgtaaaatgtctcagttttgtcctaaattttcttttgtaacagaaaaaaccataagttttctaaaataactcaaaaatgacctccgttataacttccgtcaattttcacctacgtgtgacctacgtggattGTTAAAAGGACCCACTATCaacagcaaaaattgacggaagttataacggatgtcatttttgagacattttagaaaacttatggttttttttgttacaaaacaaaatttaagacaaaactgagactttttacaaaacttgggttttttttgtaatttgcccctaaaaaaaatcggccaaaaaaaatcgGCAAAAAAAatagctgaaaaaaaaaacgaaagaacgaaagaaaagaaagaagttgttgtagtcaatttgatccaaattttttgCATCATCCATGGCCTAGCTGCATTCTATAGACAGTTTATACGTGACTTCAGCACGATCATGGCCCCAATCACTGAATGCTTGAAGAATGGGAGGTTTAATTGgggagaagaagcagaagctAGTTTCGCATTGATCAAGGAGAAGTTGTGCTCAGCTCCAGTTCTAGCATTGCCATGTTTTGAGAAACTATTTGAGGTGGAATGCGATGCAAGTGGTGTTGGCATTGGAGCTGTTCTATCACAAGAGAAAGAGCCAGTCGCATATTTTAGTGAAAAGCTTAGTGATGCCCGTCGGAGTTGGTCAACCTATGACGAGGAATTCTATGCTGTTTTCCGCGCGTTGAAGCATTGGGAGCATTATCTTATAGgcaaggagttcattttgtACTATGATCACCAAGCACTGAAGTATTTGAATAGTCAGAAGCGGATCAGCAGTAACATGCATGCTCGGTGGACTACGTTTCTTCAAAAGTTCCCTTTTAAACTAGTACACAAATCGGGTGTGCAAAACAAGGTTGCCGATGCATTAAGCAGGCGTGCAACACTGCTGACAATGTTGAGAAGCGAGCTTATCGGGTTCAAAGAATTGAATGAGCAGTACGCGGATGATGAGGATTTTGCCGAAGCTTGGTCCAAGGTGCAAAATCGCCAAGCGGCTAGAGACTTTCACAACCATGAGGGATTTCTGATGAGAGGTAACCAGCTTTGCATTCCTCGTTCATCCCTCCGAGAGAAACTGATTCGGGATTTACATGGTGGAGGACTAGCTGCACATCTTGGACGTGACAAGACCGTAGCTGCTATTTCGGAAAGGTTTTATTTACCTAAATTGCGTCGTGATGTGGAGACGTTTGTGCGGAGGTGCCATACGTGTCAGACTTCTAAAGGACAGAAGCAAAACACTGGTCTCTATCTACCGTTGCTGGTACCTGAGGATATACATGAGGATTTGTCAATGGATTTCATATTGGGGTTGCCTCGTACTCAACAGGGTATGGATTCCATCTTTGTTATTGTTGATAGATTCTCGAAGATGGCACACTTCATACAGTGCCGAAAAACTACATATGCTTCAGGTGTGGCTCGATTATTTTTCAAAGAGGTGGTTCGTTTGCACGGTGTTCCTAAGTCCGTCGTTTCAGATCGAGACACCAGGTTCCTTAGCTATTTTTGGCTTACCTTATGGAGAATGTTCGATGCTTCATTAAAGTTCAATAGCACAACTCATCCACAAACTGATGGACAAACCAAAGTAGTAAATAggactttgtctactttgttgagggcaatcataaaaaagaacatcaaaacatgggaagagtgtttaccacatgttgagtttacttataacagatctgttcattctgctactaaattttcaccatttgaagttgtttatggatttaatcctttaactccattggatttatctcctttacctttgactgagcatgttaatttagatgacaaaaagaaagctgaatttgtcaagcagattcatgagaaaacaagactcaacattgagcgaaaaaTGGAGCAGTAtgcaaaacacgccaacaaggggcgtcataagctgatttttgaactcgaagattgggtttggttgcatatgaggaaagagagatttccagcgcaaagacgttccaaattgcttccaagaggagatggtcATTTTCAAGTCTTGGAGCGCATTAATGACAACGCTtacaaactagacttacctggtgagtacaatgtcagtgctacttttaatgttgctgatttgcttcctttcgatgtaggtgatgatttgagggcaaatccttttcaagaggaggagaatgatgcaaatcgtagaacgacttcaagggatccagttcaagttccaattggaccgattacgcgagcacgagcaaagaagtttaaagatgaactcaacgacttgattcaagaggttcgggctcaagcaaattcgtggaggcccattggacatgaatcacgtgatcaataaaaatccatcaatttgattcaagttatagaagattccggacaatgctaaattcagtaagtgtttgaggatgtttctagaatatttaaagatcaagagaagataccatcatatttgtttaaagtttaaatcaaATGGAGATAGTTTAGgaatatttagattttatatctttatagattaagtcatatctctatcgatattttagatttttatttttccttatctttaggaagagatatggccagattagaattagtttatgtctatatatattcatttagtgaatttttaataaaaagggaacattcagaaaattgtgagagtattctctttggtttttgaagaactaattcgaacttatcaaAAGTTTCCGTGGcattcatcatcgacttatcaaacggctttccaccaccgtttgtggcgtcttcctatataccgaggttcttgttttgcattaaacaacgggttgaggtcagttataccaaggttcttgtttttgtcgtaaacaatgGGTCGAAGGTTTGTTACTCAAAtatgatcgtggaacgatcttgggttcatTTAGTTggcgggtctcgtcattcttggcaaGAATCGCATCAAAGGGAACATGCGATGCCCAAGCACGGAAATTCACGAGGAAATGATAATCAACCAAGCGACGAAGAAGATTACAACACAGAACTTTGTTTGATTTATCTGGCATTGGAGATTGCAGCGGCCGAAGAAGAAGCCTCGCGCAACATTCCTTGTAGAACCTCACGTCTACAAGGCAAACATTACATAGCAGAAGTTCTTGGCAATGACACAAGATGTTACGAGAATTTTATGATGAACCCTCACGTATTTCATAATCTATACGATACGCTAAGAGCAAATTGTGGAATCAAAGATAGTAGGAATGGTATGACCATTGAGGAGATGGTCGGCATGTTCTTATTGGTAATTGCACATAGTACTCACTTTTCCGTGGTTGTCGAACGGTTTCAGCAATCTAAGTAAACGGTGTCACATGTCATCAATTTAATAGTTCAAGGAATTCATTCGTTGGAACCAACGTACATAAGACAGAGGAACGTTGGTGTTCAGTCCGAAATTCAGAGATACCGACAATGGTACCATTTCTTTTAAGTATTTGTCCCACATGTGAGGACTTAGTTGCACTAATTTTTTGATTATACTATAATTGgtatttcttttcattattaCTGTAGAATTGCATTGGAGCAATCGATGGAACCAATGTGGTTGCTTGTGTTCCATCAGTAGTGAGAGGCGCGTATCGCGATCGAAATAACGAGATTACGCAAAATGTACTTGTCGCTTGTTCGCATGACATGATGTTCACATATATTGTGACTGGATGGAAGGGTTCGGCACACGACTCGAGACTTTTGTCCGATGCCACAACATTGCAATTATTCCCCGCACCACATGGTGGTAAGTTCTTCTTGATACTTACGCATGTTTTCTTCTGTGTTGCATATGTATTTCGATAAATACATTCCACTACTGTTATATATTTGATCTACATTTGTGCTTGcagaacaatattatgtaattaatGCGAGATTCCCAAATATTCCCGGTTATCTAGCTCCTTACAAAGGGCAATAGTATTACCGCAGTGACTTTAATGACGACACTCCACCAACGATGAAGAAAGAGCTGTTCAATCAGCGCCACGCATCCGTTCGTAATGTTATCGAACGCTGTTTTGGGGTACTGAAGAACAGATTTGCAATACTGTAATTAATGCCCAACTACGGACCAGTTAGCCAAGGACAAATTGCTCTTGCAGGCTTCGTGTTGCACAATTTCATTCGGATTAATAACTATCACGATAGATTATTCCAGGAGTATAGAGATGCAGACAATATTACGATGAATTCCGAAATCATTCTAGTCCAACTGGAGATCGAATTGATATAGACATGAGAAGCAGGGAAATGAATGCATTACGTAACCGTATTGCAAATGAAATATGGAATGCGGAAACAAGAGGAAACTGGTAACATTGAAATGAATGTGTAGGATAGATAATTGATTATGATGAAATTGTATGttgaataatatatagagCCCACATGTTTGACTTTGAataagtattttttattttgtagtgtattgaattaaaattaaagttaaaattttaaaacttgatCCTAAAACCAAAAGGAGTGTTATTATTTaacaagaaatttattatttttatctataCTAAGATActctcataaaataaaaaaaaaaccttgtCATTCAATATAATTATGTAATTGTTATATGCAAAATAAGATAGCTTaccaaataacaaaattatcaCTAAATAACAAGGATGGTGTTGTCCAGAGCATCCTTAAAATgttcataataaaataacaacGCTCATATATTCTTTTACCAACTTGACAACCTAAAATGTTCTTTTAGCTTAATAAGCAGATCTTAACTTCCCTCCGCCTTGGATCCAGGAAAACGGAAAAGGAGAGtgggaaaacaaaaaaaaaacaaaaaaggaaatctCAATCATCAATAACCATAGAGATGATGAAGAGAAGAGGAAAACAATCTCCACAAGCTTCCATGAGAACGAAGACCGGAAGTTCGAATAAGCAGACATCTGAAAGCATTTATAATACACCCCGAAGCAATTGTCCGATCAAAAATTTCAGGGGATTAAGAAAGATGTTTCTAGAGTTACAGATAAATACCGAGTATAATTTTCCAACTATATGAGGTTATGTGCTTTACCAAATTATATGTGGGGTTAACTGCTCAGGACTTTGGACAAAGATtcagggcatgtttggttcagCGGATTTGATCAGACATGGATTAGCATTCCGTATGTAATAGCTAATTTGGTGTTTGGTTCGCATGATTGCGGAATAGGTATTCTGACCGGGCTGACTTACCTGGTTTACATGAGGATTAGCTAAGCCCCCCAGCATGGTCCGGATTAGCAGAGCCGGATCCGGAAATGGACGCGAAAAGACAAAAATaccctcatcttcttcaagtAATTACAATCTCATGCCATCCCATAAAAGAGCTTCAGAGGTCGACATTTCTCCCTTTCGTCTGAACATTCGAAACCCTATCGGAGCAGAGGCCGTCAATTTCTCATCCAAAAAACGCTCGAACGCATTGCGCCACTCGCCATCGTTGACCTCCGCAGCTTCGTTGTCGCCGTAGCAGACTCGCGCCGCTCCCCGTCTGTCACTCTCTCCGAGTCTGAACTCGCTCTCAGGTGCCTTAGCCTTCCTTCCTCCTTCCTCGTACTTCCCCGTCTGTCACTCTCTTCGTTGTATCCTGATTCGATTCCTTTGATGTCGGAGTCCGTGTTGAAATTGTTGGGGTTTCTACTGACATTGTGCCGATATGTGATGTGTTTGACTCTCGGGGTCTGATCATGTCACTGGAGACTGATTTGAACTATTTTAGCTGTAATTTGATCCCAATGTCTGTTGTTTGTGAGTTGACTGTTGAACTGTCGGTTGACTGTTACTCAGAAATGGGCATTTGTTGCTTTGGCAATGCCTTCCTATTCGAGGCTTCGGAACGTTTAAAATTTTGTTGTTGCCAGTCGAGGTTACTATAGAGAGACTGTTATTGCAATTTACCAAGTTAAAAGCTTTGATGTACCCCTAAACAATAGTATAAACGAGGTGAATACGGTTCTTCAATGATGGCGCCGAAACACTTTGAGATTCCTGTAGTTCACATTTGGATTTTTCAGTGAGTTGAGGGCTGTTGGTTTGATTCTCGAGTTTCTTTTATAGATTCGGATGAAGGAACTGAACTCCTATTCCGCTGGGGGGTTGTTTCTAGTTACTTTCCTCTTGACGGGGCCGCTTAGATTACAAtctaatttgtttttatttgtgGCACAACACCATTTTGCTCTTGAAGAGATTGATGTATTTCAGCTTGTGCTACTATGTTTCAAATGTTCTGTGATAATTCAGCGAGGCAGTAAATGAGCTGTTCGGAGCATTAACCATTATAACTTCATATTTGTTGACATTCATCCTTTGATGTGTACTACTTGTTTCAGAACTGATCCAATGTCAGCTTTAATGTCTATAGCTTTCTGTCGGTTGAGCTAAGTTGATTTCTCATCTAAACGTCTACAGAGAGGACCTCCAATCGATCCCTCTCCAAGTCGACAGCCTCGTCCTCAGCTTTATCCTAGGTATTTTGTCGACAATGTCAGCTAGTTCCTTCCATTTTGATTTATGTTCCTTCTGCacatttttagaattatcaAATTCTGCCAAGGATATGTATTTGTTGATTCAGTTTATATGTGTTTGCTGATTGAACTGGGATATGTATTTGTTGATTCAACTTGTACTGTGTTGCTGATTGTGCTTGTTGATAGAAGTTGTGATATGACTTTGCTGATTCAATAATGGATATGTGAGTTGTTTGCTAGTTATACTGTAGTGTTATCTTACATAGTTGATTTGAA
This genomic window contains:
- the LOC116194354 gene encoding serine/threonine-protein kinase Aurora-2-like isoform X1; its protein translation is MAIAAETQPQEQQQVPMASPLSNFCFLLDAVEAIHFSGASDPTRKRWTLNDFDFGKPLGRGKFGHVYMTREKKSNHIVALKVLFKIQLKQSQLENQLCREVEIQSHLRHPNILRLYGYFYDQKRVYLALEYAEKGELYKELQKCKYFSERRAATYIASLARALIYCHGKHVIHRDIKPENLLIGAKGEVKIADFGWSVHTFNRRRTMCGTLDYLPPEMVQNIEHDSSVDIWSLGVLCYEFLYGVPPFEAQEHSDTCRRIVQVDLKFPSSPTVSSVAKDLISQMLVKDSSRRLPLHKLLKHPWIVENADPSGNFNC
- the LOC116194354 gene encoding serine/threonine-protein kinase Aurora-2-like isoform X2 — encoded protein: MAIAAETQPQEQQQHFSGASDPTRKRWTLNDFDFGKPLGRGKFGHVYMTREKKSNHIVALKVLFKIQLKQSQLENQLCREVEIQSHLRHPNILRLYGYFYDQKRVYLALEYAEKGELYKELQKCKYFSERRAATYIASLARALIYCHGKHVIHRDIKPENLLIGAKGEVKIADFGWSVHTFNRRRTMCGTLDYLPPEMVQNIEHDSSVDIWSLGVLCYEFLYGVPPFEAQEHSDTCRRIVQVDLKFPSSPTVSSVAKDLISQMLVKDSSRRLPLHKLLKHPWIVENADPSGNFNC
- the LOC116194363 gene encoding uncharacterized protein LOC116194363 — translated: MQKHNHFKTFRAKGFKHYNSLKELFRSKTAIDALRISSTDPPKSPGTYARIEKEFIAATTSSGKESINMEEGSGNSDDPVREVAELVVTTSSRRVLKRSSNTGSRLHECLDMLKCSLKRREKEKNFTPPNSKRSKTVTSPKKPAKNSIDEAMDVLNNMRGSLSIEEYLAISHRLSNKEHTRCMFMCFVDDARLPWARSLIGP